A window of the Bombus huntii isolate Logan2020A chromosome 8, iyBomHunt1.1, whole genome shotgun sequence genome harbors these coding sequences:
- the LOC126868676 gene encoding uncharacterized protein LOC126868676 isoform X2 — protein MSADSPRRGVHKGVQVVSPQPIVDRSIIDSVAGIINDIVPQAYTGTPNSENKESISWARFEYADINDPTLYPDYNEGSNTPPLLLVLGYTTGVQVWLIAATGEGTEVLSWRQGVVRTLRILPNPKTDDEHVDLFELKRPMVAICDSAGPGPQFCNISFISLKTGEQAKSIKFKNPVCDILVNKRSVVVTFLEKIAVFDARTLEDVLTVTTCYASPGPNPNPVTLGTRWLAYSEKKLLPAKRSSGGCESEGVQSYTATVLYAAKSLGKGLRGLGETVASSLTGNSVSPVVINNTSSDVTQPGVITILDLQAAKEEKELDDANIETVVAHFTAHSDAIVAMTFDLSGALLMTADKRGHDFHVFRIQPHPGGPTLAAVHHLYILHRGDTTAKVQDMTFSSDTRWAAISTVRGTTHVFPVAPYGGPVGIRTHSTPHVVNRLSRFHRSAGLMDDGTRSHSPVSHTELPLSVYPYSNPRLPPYPHPTVLHPLAQIRQPSSLSHINSQVQQRPQQRQRLHSDDSGTLPLKICACFAPPRAWMYAQRESTAKVMKRAVDSLFIMACHGNMIQYDLEPKPAAGIPKEKVCDDTMIELEVEAKGQWPLLRSPNSLEIVPPLPTSSPLLNVNVIPKDSQDDDLAEDRWLSQVEIVTHAGPHRRLWMGPQFVFKTYNATSGATVNLVEAEAVEIGVTGGSRPARSNPVNMPHAASRSLVPVVIDGSGSSYEQSPRFMEAYGDPLDSENAGVGGGENQLREDLAEAMLETSIAPHRAPGRRSVFERVGQPVTKVVNPLGTVITVSADKEDINSSQEFDFAEESHVPEPPRSVCAEEGPASLGDFEPESQTLRGLTEICAEMRSAGEPAIDSVPDENICEVKERKTLCVEIASIKNPGNSTIDFEKEEAFRDVPTSLSLCVEQGEIPSSPMTQAKEAAWCRKVDKREDRGAHERNVSEAQYVVNYDEGNVVLMENKVAHEKKHTSVHCKTESKKICEFEKVAKKSEKIGSSVCPSKRTETRKYILKEHGDSIIIEDITCDDPGDDCIQKEGCGKSVIEDTDSKSSESKSREYLKETVIGKCKDKSKSSTAQSYKEKVEVLAESKSSLKQVEPTTEMDVVIEETGKKEDFKPTVSADVLTKETDKYKSSTSDSNDEFSSSEYHIVDTPSNNGTSIQSDEDIEHIQSSEIAQLQQAECIDSDKCVDVISCAGSSPIYKTTISDDDIEYIHASELLETSDKICKEDSKFEISKASDSESTTTRIKSSSSDDDMVHVHYSDVDDVPSERPEDACERSTRRSQEITAESALASKNAKKTKDIVVIESDTSDADVTVIFKPGDSRKNKSTERKEELEESDNTKDIPATENVSPLRKTKVRSAKTSPSSVASKRSQAGIEIIDIDAMQKAEMKVLIDTTSVSECKILAGPEVSGTRAKKYRKIKKATNESNVQISEASIEPVKPVEDVSKELSSQEPLPEFSWSAVVKKKNDSPVAESETRREDKVEDDKLKTGSFNPIEVSSCTPILEKIESLKKKIHESSLRKNLDKKSSSSQMVDKVREGDLELYPEEEISWSSIVKKKNTSSAENETKKKSDLDLIAEDASNEERKISRKEESLTDSSSTMVNQLKETVKETTVEESFVHATEGSESFVVKKRSVSTTESESTTRKKIGEQKIHKKLHLPTNLSEIENEHETNSPASESISSEKVSKLEAVSEIDEKVSNDSNKWNVDGPLVGATFAKEDSSEPERDTEPEKRSDSEQEIVPERSTSLDELNPNVVLTNVEGEYSGRETAERSATNTLVCATSKKGNKSKKKKRR, from the exons atgtcTGCAGACTCTCCAAGGCGTGGTGTGCATAAAGGAGTACAAGTTGTATCACCTCAGCCAATAGTTGATCGTTCAATTATAGATAGTGTTGCAGGAATAATTAATGATATTGTTCCACAG GCTTATACTGGCACACCAAATTCTGAGAACAAAGAGTCTATATCATGGGCAAGGTTTGAGTATGCAGACATTAATGATCCTACCCTGTATCCAGACTACAATGAAGGCTCTAATACACCACCTTTATTATTGGTACTCGGCTATACAACTGGAGTTCAG gTATGGTTGATAGCAGCAACCGGAGAAGGAACTGAAGTGTTATCATGGCGACAAGGTGTTGTTCGTACTCTGAGAATTTTACCAAATCCAAAGACTGATGATGAACATGTTGATTTGTTTGAATTGAAACGGCCAATGGTAGCAATATGTGATTCAGCTGGACCTGGACCACAATTTTGCAACattagtttcatttcattaaaAACTGGGGAACAAGCTAAAAgcataaaatttaaaaatcctGTTTGTGACATATTGGTAAATAAACGATCCGTAGTAGTAACATTTTTAGAAAAGATCGCTGTGTTCGATGCTCGAACATTGGAAGATGTATTAACAGTTACTACTTGCTATGCCAGTCCTGGTCCAAATCCAAATCCTGTTACTTTAGGCACAAGATGGCTTGCTTACAG tgaAAAAAAGTTACTACCAGCAAAAAGAAGTAGCGGTGGTTGCGAAAGTGAAGGAGTTCAAAGTTATACAGCAACTGTTCTATACGCGGCAAAATCTTTAGGGAAAGGATTGCGTGGTTTGGGGGAAACAGTTGCATCCAGTTTAACTGGCAATTCAGTGTCACCAGTAGTCATTAATAATACCAGCAGTGACGTAACTCAACCAGGAGTGATTACGATATTAGATCTCCAAGCAGcaaaagaggagaaagaatTAGACGATGCGAATATAGAGACTGTCGTTGCCCATTTTACTGCCCATAGTGATGCAATCGTTGCTATGACTTTTGATTTAAGTGGTGCATTGCTAATGACCGCTGACAAAAGGGGGCATGATTTTCATGTATTTAGAATTCAGCCACATCCAGGTGGTCCCACTTTGGCAGCAGTACATCATTTGTATATTCTACATCGTGGAGATACTACTGCGAAAGTGCAG GATATGACTTTTTCGAGTGATACTCGATGGGCTGCGATATCAACTGTGCGGGGCACTACTCATGTGTTTCCTGTTGCACCTTATGGTGGACCAGTAGGAATACGAACTCATTCCACACCTCATGTTGTAAATAGACTTTCAAGATTTCATAGAAGTGCAGGTTTAATGGACGACGGCACCAGATCTCATTCTCCTGTATCTCATACAGAGTTGCCTTTATCAGTGTATCCATATTCTAATCCAAGACTCCCTCCGTACCCTCATCCAACTGTACTACATCCTCTGGCACAGATACGACAACCATCTTCATTAAGTCATATAAACAGTCAAGTTCAACAAag GCCACAGCAACGACAACGATTGCATTCGGACGATAGTGGAACATTACCATTAAAAATATGTGCTTGTTTTGCACCTCCAAGAGCTTGGATGTATGCGCAAAGGGAATCTACTGCAAAAGTTATGAAGAGAGCAGTTGATTCTTTGTTTATTATGGCGTGTCACGGAAATATGATACAATATGATTTAGAACCCAAACCAGCTGCAg GTATACCAAAAGAAAAAGTATGTGACGATACGATGATAGAATTAGAGGTCGAAGCCAAAGGTCAATGGCCTCTTCTAAGATCTCCGAATTCTTTAGAGATTGTACCACCTTTGCCAACGTCTAGCCCTTTACTAAATGTCAATGTTATACCGAAAGACAGTCAAGATGACGATTTAGCGGAGGATCGTTGGTTAAGTCAAGTAGAAATTGTAACACACGCTGGTCCACATAGGCGACTTTGGATGGGACCTCAGTTTGTTTTTAAAACCTATAATGCAACTAGTGG AGCTACTGTGAATCTTGTCGAAGCAGAGGCTGTTGAAATTGGAGTAACCGGTGGATCTCGTCCTGCGAGATCAAATCCAGTCAATATGCCGCATGCTGCATCCAGATCATTGGTACCTGTGGTCATTGATGGATCAGGAA GCAGTTATGAGCAGTCTCCAAGATTTATGGAAGCGTATGGTGATCCCTTAGATAGTGAAAATGCTGGTGTTGGCGGTGGTGAAAATCAATTGAGAGAAGATTTGGCCGAAGCTATGCTAGAAACATCGATCGCACCACACCGTGCTCCAG GGAGGCGATCGGTATTTGAGAGGGTGGGTCAACCGGTAACTAAAGTCGTCAACCCTCTGGGCACCGTGATTACTGTATCGGCCGATAAGGAGGACATTAACTCTAGTCAGGAGTTCGATTTCGCAGAGGAGAGCCATGTGCCGGAACCACCTAGGAGCGTGTGCGCCGAAGAAGGTCCGGCTTCTCTCGGCGATTTCGAGCCGGAGAGTCAAACTCTGCGCGGTCTCACCGAGATCTGCGCGGAAATGCGCTCAGCTGGCGAGCCTGCGATCGACAGCGTGCCGGACGAGAACATCTGTGAGGTGAAGGAGagaaaaacgttgtgcgtcgAGATCGCTTCTATTAAGAACCCTGGGAACTCTACTATTGACTTCGAGAAAGAAGAAGCCTTCCGCGATGTACCGACCAGCCTGAGTCTGTGCGTAGAACAGGGTGAAATCCCCAGCAGTCCTATGACCCAGGCAAAGGAAGCTGCTTGGTGCAGGAAAGTTGATAAAAGGGAAGACAGAGGGGCTCACGAGAGGAACGTATCCGAGGCACAATACGTAGTCAACTATGATGAGGGTAATGTAGTTTTGATGGAAAATAAGGTAGCTCATGAAAAAAAGCATACGTCGGTGCATTGTAAAACTGAGAGTAAAAAAATTTGCGAGTTTGAAAAGGTTGCGAAGAAGTCGGAGAAGATCGGGTCCTCTGTATGTCCTAGTAAACGAACCGAGACTAGGAAGTATATTCTAAAAGAACACGGAGATAGCATCATTATTGAAGACATTACTTGCGACGATCCTGGGGATGATTGCATCCAGAAGGAAGGATGCGGAAAAAGCGTGATCGAAGATACGGACAGTAAAAGTTCTGAAAGTAAAAGCAGGGAGTATTTGAAAGAAACTGTAATTGGGAAATGTAAAGACAAATCAAAGTCTTCCACGGCTCAGAGTTACAAAGAAAAAGTTGAAGTTCTTGCAGAAAGCAAAAGTTCGTTGAAGCAGGTAGAACCGACCACAGAAATGGATGTTGTAATCGAAGAAACCGGTAAGAAAGAAGATTTCAAGCCGACTGTAAGTGCGGACGTATTGACTAAAGAAACCGATAAATATAAGTCATCGACATCGGACTCGAACGACGAATTCAGTTCCAGTGAATATCACATCGTAGATACACCTTCCAACAATGGTACTTCGATTCAGTCCGACGAAGACATTGAACATATCCAAAGCTCCGAGATCGCTCAATTACAGCAGGCTGAATGCATCGACAGCGATAAATGCGTGGACGTGATAAGTTGCGCAGGTTCTTCACCTATATATAAGACTACGATATCTGATGACGATATAGAGTACATACATGCTTCTGAACTATTAGAAACATCTGACAAAATTTGCAAAGAAGAttcgaaatttgaaattagtAAAGCCAGCGATAGTGAATCGACCACGACAAGGATTAAATCTTCATCGTCTGACGACGATATGGTACACGTACACTATTCGGACGTCGATGATGTACCATCTGAAAGACCCGAGGATGCGTGTGAAAGAAGCACGAGGAGATCTCAGGAGATTACAGCAGAATCGGCGTTGGCATCTAAGAATGCTAAGAAGACAAAGGATATCGTGGTGATCGAAAGCGACACATCGGATGCTGATGTGACTGTAATCTTTAAACCGGGTGATAGTCGGAAGAATAAGAGTacagagagaaaagaggaatTGGAAGAATCTGATAACACAAAAGATATCCCGGCTACTGAAAATGTTAGTCCACTAAGAAAAACTAAGGTTCGTTCCGCTAAAACATCTCCTTCAAGTGTCGCATCTAAACGATCGCAAGCAGGAATCGAAATAATCGACATCGACGCGATGCAGAAAGCTGAGATGAAAGTACTAATCGATACTACATCCGTTTCTGAATGTAAGATCCTTGCTGGACCCGAGGTCAGCGGGACTCGTGCGAAGAAGTATCGGAAGATTAAAAAAGCCACCAACGAAAGCAACGTACAAATTTCCGAAGCTTCCATCGAGCCTGTAAAACCTGTCGAAGATGTTTCAAAGGAATTAAGCTCGCAAGAGCCGTTGCCTGAATTTTCTTGGAGCGCTGtagtaaagaagaaaaatgattcTCCCGTGGCTGAGTCAGAAACGCGAAGAGAAGATAAAGTCGAAGATGATAAGCTGAAAACCGGATCGTTCAATCCTATCGAAGTCTCGTCGTGCACGCCTATCTTGGAGAAAATAGAGTCTTTGAAGAAGAAGATACACGAGTCTTCGTTGAGGAAGAATTTAGACAAAAAGAGTTCGAGTTCTCAGATGGTAGACAAAGTTCGAGAGGGTGACTTGGAATTATATCCCGAAGAGGAAATTTCCTGGAGCTCTATCgtcaaaaagaaaaacacttCCTCTGCCGAGAATGAGACAAAGAAGAAATCTGACCTCGATCTAATAGCGGAAGACGCGAGCaatgaagaaaggaaaattagTCGAAAAGAGGAATCTTTGACTGATTCATCCTCGACGATGGTGAATCAATTGAAAGAAACTGTTAAGGAAACAACCGTGGAAGAATCATTTGTACATGCAACAGAAGGATCTGAGAGTTTCGTCGTTAAAAAAAGATCTGTTTCCACCACAGAAAGCGAGTCTACtacgagaaagaaaattgGTGAACAGAAAATTCACAAAAAGTTGCATCTACCGACCAATTTGTCGGAAATTGAAAATGAGCACGAGACAAACTCACCTGCAAGTGAAAGCATCTCATCCGAGAAAGTTTCCAAATTAGAAGCTGTAAGCGAGATCGATGAAAAAGTTTCAAACGATTCAAACAAGTGGAATGTCGATGGACCGTTGGTAGGTGCAACATTTGCGAAAGAAGATTCCTCGGAACCTGAAAGAGATACCGAGCCAGAGAAGAGGAGCGATTCAGAGCAGGAGATCGTGCCTGAACGTTCGACTTCTTTGGACGAGTTGAATCCAAATGTGGTGCTCACGAACGTCGAAGGAGAGTATTCGGGTCGTGAGACAGCTGAAAGGAGCGCGACGAATACCTTAGTTTGCGCCACGTCCAAGAAAGGCAATAagtcgaagaaaaaaaaacgcagATGA